One window of the Solanum stenotomum isolate F172 chromosome 11, ASM1918654v1, whole genome shotgun sequence genome contains the following:
- the LOC125845683 gene encoding uncharacterized protein LOC125845683 → MAFQAGKKFLLKVSPIKGVMRFGKKGKLSPRYIGPFEILDYVGPVAYRLALPPSLSGCSSSVSCVHVERILLDKDLQYEEEPVVILDRDVRNVRTKEIKSVKVQWKYRSVDEATCETEKDMRDKYP, encoded by the exons atggcattTCAGGCTGGTAAGAAATTTCTTCTTAAAGTGTCACCCAtaaaaggggtgatgagatttggcaagaagggcaagcttagtcctcgatacATTGGACCATTTGAGATCCTTGACTATGTAGGGCCAGTGGCTTATAGGTTGGCCTTACCTCCTAGCTTATCTGGATgttcatccagtgtttcatgtgtccatgttgaaagAA ttttgttagacaaagaccttcaATATGAGGAGGAGCCGGTTGTAATTCTTGATCGCGACGTCCGGAAtgtgaggaccaaggagataaaGTCCGTGAAGGTTCAATGGAAGTATCGTTCGGTTGATGAAGCTACTTGTGAaaccgagaaggacatgcgagacaaatATCCCTAG